One Echeneis naucrates chromosome 16, fEcheNa1.1, whole genome shotgun sequence genomic window, agtgtgtgtgttcagggcgACGGACTTCCCAAGGACAAGGATCTCCAGTGATGGCTTGGTTCCTGGACCTGTTTCCCAGAGCTCCTCAAAAACTACACTCTGCAGGTAGCAACACAATCACACTGCAGACTCTAGACCTGAACCTGAATCTAAACTTTAACCCGATCCTGAAGCTCATTCTGGAGATTATATGTCATCAGTTTCCTCCTTTCCGTCCCCACTTGTCTAGCCTCTCTTCATTCTGcctaataaaacacaaagtggatTTCATAAATCTGGTCTGAGACAAAGTCCTGTTCAGTTACTGGCTGATGTCAGAGCTGATGTTGAAGATGATTTGATGATGCCAGCAGAAATATACTGTTTTACACTGAGGGTGCAGACCAAACATGGAGCTTAAACGGATGGAAGATGTCCCTGAagtttcagagcagcagctttgaatCTAGGTTCATCAAAGAGATGAGGAGACACTGGCCCGTCTGGATCTGATGACCTCACCTGGTCTTCACATCCAACCTACTGTCCTCCTGGTCTCTGTCTTCATACAGTAAAACCTAAACCATGTCCCAATCGTCTGATctgaaggaggaggacaaagatCCTCCACGTCTATCACTCCAACAGCTCTGGCCACCGGGCTCCATGTGTGGAGGTTCTCTCTGTTTGATCTATGTTGTGGTTCTTCATGTCTGTGTAACggtttgtgtcttctctctCCAGCAGTCCCTCCAGTGATACCTCACAGGACCCTGGACAAGGTAAAGGTCCAGTTGAGAATTTAGATAATCACATCATCCAGATATTTTCTCCTCAGATTGaaatctgtctttgtgttttatagaAGCTGAACTGATCAGCTGCATCGAGAATGGCAACCTGGACAGGGTAAGCAAATATGatctcatttatttcaaatctcCAAATcgtaacagagttacatcaagactTATACAGAATAGGTCAGGACCAAACTCTGTATGGAACAAATCCACGATGAAGAAACacctggagacagaggagggacaaAATTCCcctaagaggcagaaacttcagactgaaccagactggGGGGGCAGAGCCATCTGCCTCCACCAGTTGGAAAGAGATAGAGTGATAATGCAAATGATTGATAGCAGTAGTTACTGTTGAAGCAGCAGGTTTGGAGTCCACATGGGATGATTCTGTTAATTACAACTAGTCAGGACTCTAGAATATAGAGGGTTAGATTAAAGGTCTATTTTTTTAAGCATCCATATTTAATACTAAAAGTCCatattgtttattgtgttttaatggtTTGAATCtaaaacattttactgtgtGGATTTAAGAATCTTCTCTGCCCatcaaacacacattattttatGTTGCAGCTTGTTGAGCTCCATCAGCGGGGGGCagaactgcagctgcaggatgCTGCTGGCTGGACACTGCTGCATCACGCTGTGCAGGCCGGGACCAAGGACATGGTCAAGTACCTCATCGACCACGGTGAGGAACCAGATGGTTGCCTGTGTTCACACTGGTTGATCACATGATTCCAACTccattgtgtttctgtcttttagtCCCCACGTCTCACCTGGACGTCACTGAGACAGAGACGTGAGTTCAGAGACTCACATGTCTCATGTCCTCTCACATACATAGGAAATATGATGTCAAATCTCTGATGTGGTATCACCTGGACTGACCTAACgtttgtggtgtgtttgtgtgtcagaggaCAGACGGCGCTTCACAAAGCTGCCAGTTCCCGTCAAAAAAGCATCTGTCACTACCTGGTGGAGGGCGGGGCCTCACTCATGAAGACCGACATGCAGGTAACCCGGCAGTCACCTGGGATTCCACCCACAGCCCAGCACCACTTCCTGTGCCGGGCACATGGTCATGCAATAGTATGATGTATTAAATGTTGGTTGGAAACAGCAGCTCTAGTAATATCTTTACGTGTttccatcagtgtttctgatggGTGGACATGGGATGGGGCGCCCAGTGGGGTCTGTTTCCAGAGTGGTTCCCAGGAGAAGTGACGATCACCAGTCTGAGCTCCACTTCTCTAAACACATCAGAATCTGAGCCACTTCTATAAAGTGATTAATGTTGTGTGTCATAGAAATGGAGCGCCACGGGATCCTGGCCTctcactaaaacacacaaaggccgTGGCTGGCCGTTGTCATAGTGAAGCCGGAAGCAGCCCGATAATCTGaatttttcttctcctctgtagTGATGAAAAGAGTTCATGTAAGTTAGGGTGTCTGAATTGTTGGAGACTGAGGAGCTGCGATACTGAGTGTCTGCGggtcctgttttatttaaaagatcCATTTTTATCTCCACTCTTTGATTTTAAGAATGTCTGTTCAGTTTTCTCTTCAGTTCTGTTGAGTTTTCTGCACGGTTGAATGGCAGAGCTTGGTGGGCAGGGTTTGGGGTGTGGCTGAAGGCTGTGActatttagttattttgttgtgacattgtgaAGTTTCAGAAGTTCTGATGGTTAGTTTTAACACAGACATCAGCCTGTACACCGTATAATAGCGGAACCAGGATTGAGCCTCATCAGGGGATGCAGAAACCACAACACTTTCTGAAGCGTAGGGGCCTGACCTGATCTTTGATGTATGAGGTCTCTCtgaccaggatcaggatcagtcTAAATCACATcagatgaaatgtttgtgtttcagggtgAGACACCCAAACAGAAAGCTGAAAGGGTCAGAGACCAGGACCTGGCTGAGTATCTGGAGGGCCGGCAACATCACCAGATGATCCAGAGAGACAACCATGAGACAACAGTCTAACCTGTCTGATCTTCGACCTTTGACCTGAGCTCTGTCATTTATACTCCCAGTTCAACGTCTCTGAGCTGCATCAGAGGAGAACCTCAGGCTctggatcaggaccaggacccgTATCAGGGTGGAAACTACGTGAATTCAGAGAGACGTTACATTGTGACTGCGTCTACAAGCTAAACGTTAGTGtgttagggtgtgtgtgtgtgtgtagagatgTGAGCAGCAGTTATGCGTCCTCAAGCTTTGACCTGTTGTGTTGACGATGCGTTCAAAGAGTGTTGGAAATTTACTTAGCTTCAGATCAGTTCAGATATTTATGAGTAAAGAAACAGAGCAGACGCTGCTTCTTTGTGTATCTGCTGTGTGTAGCTGAGTTGGTGTGGAAACACGATCAagtgcattttaaaaagtaattaatgaTGATATTTAAGCATTAACTGTGGTTCAATTAGAGGGATTAATAAAGATCATCAGTAACTGATCTGAGAGCTGGAATTATTCCCACGAGTGGGACTAAGGGTTACTTCAGGGTCACCTAATCCAGCTTGGACTACAGATGAAGGGTCCAGGTTCCAATGAAGAACATTCTGAGACCTGAAGGTGAGGCctcctgttctggtcctggagaCTCTGAACCAGAAGTGATCTACTGAGAATCAGAGAACAAACTGTGATCAATGTGATTTAAACCAGATTAGCAACACAGGATTAGTCACAGGATCCAGTCTGTGGAATAAAATGACCATCGGTCTAACAGTCAGAACCAGGACCAGTATGGGGACCAGTTTGGGATTTCTGCCATTTGATGTTAAATCAAAATTCTGACAGAATCTTCTGAGGCAAATGACCATTTTGTGTCAGTTCACAAAAGTCTTTTTGAAggatttcagaaataaaattttaGGTTTAGCTACAAGTAGATTTTCAGGGAGGTTTAATTCCAAAATGAAATGGCTGAACGTCAAGTTTCTCTCTGATTGTTACAATTTTATATCTTGAAGTCATCACTGTGAGTCAGAAtgagacacaacacacagaaactgatACACTGTACAATGCACAACAATGAACACACCGTTTATGCTAGAGAGCTGAGCTTGTTTTTCATCAGAAGCTTTAAAGCCTGTGATGTCCACGCACAGTGTGCGTGTGCAGGCGGGGGAGGagttgagcagcagctgaagcaggGACAGAAGACGAAGAGTTCAGTCGACTGACTGCTGCTCTGAACCGACAAGTAAGTTCTCATGTTTCTATCTTACACACTATACATCTTACCAaccttgtgtgtatttgtagtgTATTTGTCTGCATTGTGGGATCAGCTGATTGTTCATGATTGTTTTGTGCTTTAATGTGACTGAATATGTGAAACATTAATAAACAGATGTAACacaaaggaagagaagagaaaaggaaatttTTAAAGCTGGTTTCTctaactttattttgaagggcacTTTGTAAACAATGACACAGTCCCAACAGTTTGTTGTCAGTATTCAGTCTgtcagcagcttttattttgttgttgttttcagctccACATTTAATCAGAAACAGACTCTTCTGTGCCGGGCCAAGGTCGGCAGCTCTGTACTCGTCCCTGTTTGGTTCCGGATGTGAGGGTGAACCCTGAGACTCAGCAACTTCCTCCAAATGTTGCTGCTCATTTTCAGGAGCATCCCACTCCTTTTCTTCTTGCTAagatttcattgttttctcatGTAAATCAGTTTCTATTCAGGGCAGTCTGAGCGGGGGGAGTGGGGGGCAGCTCCTAAAACATTGTGTTCAGCTTCAGAGAAATGGAACCAGGCTAGAGAAGGCTTTGTCTTGGGCCAATGAATCAGTATTCGTTTGAGGAAAAATCTAAAGGGCCTTTCAGATGCTgttcgcccccccccccactccccctgatggaggacagactggtTCCTGCTGAGAGCCGGGTCTTTGCTCATAAAAGGCCGCAGGAGGAGCGAGAAGAACAGGATTTGCACTGCCAGCTGACGAGTGAAAGAGGCCACAGCTTTAATGGAGGCCTAAAGGAGGAGTTCGTCATTTCTCAGCACAATAACAACAGAGATGGGGCGGGGGAGAGAGGGGCTTTATGGGTAATTGACTCTCTTTTTGTCCGAGTGGAGCCAAGAGCTTGAACTACATTTCTGGTAAGAGCTCCTCCACTGCCGTTCATCAAACCCCAAGGAACAAACGAAGGGCTGGTCTGGGTCTCTGGTAGACTCCTTTAATCTGGTCCACATCAGATTATTGAGATTAAATGTCGCAGATTTGGGGCTGATCTGAAAAGGGAGTAGATTCTATGTGGACCAGATGGTACAGGCTTAGACCACGCCACCACGTTCAGGCAGACTCTTCCAGATGTGAAACAACGGGCACCCCGCCCCCCGGCCTGTTCTTTTTGTagatgttgtgtgttgtgttgattttctccatcagctgtgtgtgtctctgcagaaTGCGACGCTTCCTCTCTAtgaccctggtcctggtcctggtcctaaCACTCATTGAGGCcaacaggagaggaaagaatCACAGAGGTGAGACTTAAACCAGCAGccgttagcatgctagctagcTGAGACACATCTGAAATTAGAACCATCTCATTGGCAACACACATCACcttaaaaacagcaacaattgTACCACAGTAgtacaacaacatcaacagtaGATAAAGAACAACTAAGTTACAAGTCTGGCTTGGTTAAGTCAGAGTTCTGTTCCATCAGTGAGACTAAAATGAGTTCCCGCTGAGTTACCATGGTAACTCATGCTGGTGAATTAGCCTGATCTGGCACAGGCTaacttttcacttcatttaGATCAGACGTGTCCGGTTCTGGAGGACCACTGTCCTGCAGTGctgatcagctcgtcatcaagctctgctgaggtctgatcaggagccactcaGATCATCAGGTGTtatggagcaggaaacatctaaaacatgcagaacagtggccctccaggactggatttggacacctctggttTAGATGTATGTCAAAGAACGTGTGAcgagcggaaaaaaaaaaattgtgattctCTGCACTCACAACGCAATGTGAAAATATCAGTATGAATTAAAAATCAGGTGTCATCACTTACATTGTTCAAATTCAGTCAATCATGAAATCAATTTAAATATCCAACGTTAGGCATCGAATGAAGCCACTAAGGTGAAGCAGATAATGATGCCTTTAAAAAGTTTCAATATAAGTAACACCCTCACACCGTTAAGACCtttgtctctgattggctggtgaaGTAATCATTCAATCAACAACAGCATTACTTAATCATCAGAAGACCACATCCTGTCCATTCAGTTAAGACTGTGTAGCAGAAGATGCTCAAACAATCCAGAGAGTGTTTAGACCACCAGCCTGAAGGTCTGAAGGATCAGGGTCCCCATGAGGTCATAGGGTCATGGGGTGGTGAATGTTTCTCGAGGCAGGAAGCAGAAAGTTGATGTGTTATTCTGTAACACCTGGACGTACCTGCTGGggtggtgacatcacagtgcAGTGTGATGGAAAGTcggtctcttccaggtgggaaACATGAGAAGTCCAGACTGGAGTCTGACTGCGGAGCATCAGAGACGCTTTACGGGAAATGTGTCCCTGAGGACGGAGACTGTGGAGATGGACTGAGAGACGCAACCTGTAAAGACAAATCCTACAAGATTCACTGCAGAATACCCTGCAACTGGAA contains:
- the LOC115057028 gene encoding midkine translates to MRRFLSMTLVLVLVLTLIEANRRGKNHRGGKHEKSRLESDCGASETLYGKCVPEDGDCGDGLRDATCKDKSYKIHCRIPCNWKKDISDCKYRFGPWGPCDGDTNTKSRSGTLKRALFNAECQTTVKVSKPCSPKVKKARGEKAAN